The DNA region GCATGGGTTCCCTTATATCATTAGACAAACCCATAGACATTTCGTTACCATATAGCAAAGGAATTTTATCTCAACACAGGCTTTATAAAACCACTTTCTAGTGGCTTAAAACACGAACAAGTATCTTGGTATTTTTTGCATATACTTTTCATAGCTAATACCATATCTTTGCTTACATATACGTTCTTCGGCTAATATCATAACATGTTGCAATATCGAAAGAAACATCCAGTAACCGAGTAAAATAAGATTTGTCGTAGCAAAACAGATACCAAGAAATATTAGTATTGCTGAAACATAAAATGGATTCCTTGAAATTCTGTAAGGACCATCCAGAAATGGTTTATCAAGAGGTGTTTTAACGATAATGCGCAAAGCCAAAAAAAACATCACTAATCCTATAAAATAAACAACTAGACCAATATAAAAAAACGTTCGTATTTTAGTGAAAGGGACCCAGATAGTGGCGATAATAAATGGGTACGGCGCAAGCGATGCCAAGATCGTAAATAGTTTTTCAATTTTATGGTATCCCGTCATGTCTGCCATGCGCTTTGCGATCTCTTTCGTCTGACATGTTATATACACCCCTCCTAAAACGAAAGGTATACATAAAACCCATGCATTGCCAACCCCTAATTGAAATATCGGCTCAAAAGTCATTTTCCCTCGTTGAATAATTCCAAAGATAACATAAAATTATTTTTCAGATTCGATCCGGTGGCCATCCTTCTTATCTCGCTTATTCAAATTGCAACCTAAAGCCGTTGCCATTCCCAACATGACGGAACTTAATATCACTCGAATACCATTTATTAACATCTTTAATATTTTTTAATTCATTTCACCGCTATTTTAGAATCTAATTTTCTATGGTTCGCGTCCACGATTAGTGTGGACGTTGACTTAAAAATGGTCATTTAGATAAATCGCTTTTTTAAAAATGCAAAACCCGATCCTGATTTTAAGTATCTTTCAAATTCAGAAGCTTTTTTCTTCTGACTGAAAGTTATATATGTCACTAATTCCCACGGCCCGTATTTACGGCTATAAGATGATTTATCGGCATTATGCTCATCTACTCGACGCGAAATGTCTTTGGTGAAACCGATGTAAATTCTGTCAGGATATTTTTTACTAATAAGTATATAAACTATATGCATATTTGTAATTGTCCTGCTTCGCCCTTCAACACGAAAACTATGGTAGGGCTACGCAGGGACATTCTGTTTCGCCAATTCCTACGAAGCTCAAAGCTGAAAAGCTTTGAGCGAAGCAGAATGGCGGGGACGACGGGATTTGAACCCGCGATCCTCAGATCGACAATCTGATGCGTTAAACCAGCTACGCTACGTCCCCGTAAGAACCAACATTATAACATATATCAACAAAACCAGTAAAGATATAAAATGTTTGGGTTACATCAGGGTGATATTGTAACTCATACCACAGTAAAGTCAAGTCCAAAACCATTGCTATACAGCCTTGTCGGCTTAATCAACCAAGCAAGGCTGTATAGCCTATTGAATGCTTTTGCATATAAGACGATGCGTTTGTTTGACGGAATCCAGGCCTTCTTTGAGCAGAACCAGCATCACGCACAAGGCGCGGCCGAACTGGTCGGCAAAATCCCTTTAATAATGGTGGGCGGTGTAGGACTCGAACCTACGACCCTCTGAATGTAAGTCAGATATTCTAACCAACTGAACTAACCGCCCGGACAGCACTTACCGTGTATTATTAGCTTTCGTCAGGTTCATATTATGCGCAAGCCCCGGATAGCTGTCAACTGTTTTTACCCATTCAAGCCTTGGGGAGAGCTGTCATGGTAAATACCATGACAAATAACGCTACCGTTTCTATAACACCCAATACCATAATATAATTACCAAACCCTTTGCCCGTCTCTGCAAGGGCATCCGAGGCGCAGGCTCCGGCCTTGCCTTGCATCCAGGCTGAACAGCCCAATGCCAGGCCCGCCGCGGCGCCAAGTAATGTCTGAAATACATAAGATTCCGGCGAAAGACCTGCCGCCTGTATCTGATTTTTCAATATAAAACCATATATAGTCTGCGACAGAGGCGCTCCGACAAATGCTATCAAGATAAAAGGCGCTAATTTATTCTGCGTATACGCTTTTTTCCAAGCGCCAATTGCCGCCATACCCGCTACGCCTGTGCCTAAAGCGCTTCCTACGGCTGCCAGTGCCAGTGAAAGACCCATATCACCCAAACCTTGCACCATGGTATTGCCTCCTTATTCTTTAAACGGTGTGTATTCCTTGCCGGACCAGCCCATGCCCATTTGGCCTGAAAATTCAAGCATATTCAGCCTTATGCCATGCACTATAACCGCCATAAATCCAAGCACTATATTAAGCAGATGGCCGATAAACAATATAGCCGCGGCCGCCAGGCCGGATATTATTGAATTAAAACCTATTGACGCTATCATACTGTTAAAAGTGCCTGCCAATACTACGGAGGCATAGCCTACCGCGAATAATCTCAAATACGAAACTATATCCGCGAATGAGCTTATAATCTTTAACGGGATATTGGTAAGCGAAGACACTATGGCTTTAAAAACATTTTTCTGCGGTTCGCTGAAGGCCAGCAGCAGCAAACCGCCCGCCAGCAGAAACTTCATCGTGCAGGCAGGCATCGGCCGGCTGATCACAAGCATGGCCGCGACAAAATACAAGGCCCACAGAACAAGTATCCACCCTATCTCGGCCAAGACCTTTAAGGAATTTAAATACCTCAAAGCCACCAATACGTGCGCCAGCGTCAAATGCGCTATGCCTACAGTAAAACAAATAAATATCATAAGGTTTTGGTTGTCCGAAGCAAAGGTGCTGATACTGCGAATAATCAATGGGTTTAAAAAAGGCAGGCGGGATATCGCTTCCGAACCAAACCATGTCCCTGTAACAGCGCCCCACGCGATAGTCGCAACACTTAAGACATACATCAAAAAGCAAGGCTGGACGGGTATATTTTTAAACCGTCTGTGTATAATAAATGTTACCAATAAAAAAATCACGCCATAACCGGCATCTCCTATAAGCATGGCAAAAAACAGGCTGAAAAAAAGCAAAAACCACGCGCTTATATCGTATTCGGCGTATCCGGGCACCGTATTCATGAACCGAAAAACCGGGTTTATTATATCAATCCATTTCGGATTGCGTATGAGCGTGGGCGTCTCATCCGGATTGTCGGGTTCTTCTAATAAATATCCCGCGTGATTGGCTTTGGCAAAATCAACGATGTCCTGCCGTCTGTCCTTCGGTATATAACCCTTTATATAAGCAAGGTCGTCTTCCTGACCCATACCGTGCATGGCCTGTAAAAAAAGATATTGCTTGTTTAAAAGAAACTGATACTCCTTCAGGGGCTTAAGCGCGGACGCTTCGGTCTTAAGCGACGCGTTAAGACCTGCCATTTTTTTTTCAAGAAATTCCCGCTTGCGGCACAATACGTCAAAACTCATATCCGGTAAAGCAACCGCCTTGAATGTCAGATCTTCTCCGCGGCTGTAATTTATCCGGGCGCAATATACACAGGCCTTGTTTCTGGATATGGCGTAGATGTCATCTCTGTCCTTGACCTGCTCATATGCATGCTCATTCAATGCGTATAATTTTATATCAACGCCAAGACGGGAAAGGGCCCTGATATCATCAGGATCAAATCCGTTCCAGGGCTCATACCAGTTCAACTGCTGGCATACCTTTTCAAGCTCCCGCTCATCCGCTTTGAGCTGTTCATTAAAGTTCAATATAGACTCAACCCTTTCCTGCTGCTCTGCGGGCGTATCGTGATGTCCGGGATCCCGGACATCGCATTTACACTGCTTTATAATTGATATCGCCTTTTCCGTTTGCTCAAGCTTAACGGCAACAGCGTTTATATCGGCTTCTTGCGGATTACCGGCGTGTTTTAGATGCACCGCGCCGAGGCGGCGCAAGGCCTCAAGCGCCTGGCGACGCTCACTCCTGCGGACAAATAACGTCAACCCGTTCATTGCTACTATCATAAAACCCTTTTCCCGCTAAGCTGCTTCGTGCCCTGCCTCAATTTTATGCTTAGCGATCTTTCCCGTTACGACAGCCGCCGTCTGCATATCCCCGAGAACAATATTTATCTTTCTGATATTATTGCGCGATTCGGGTATTTTGATCTTTTCAAAAAGATTGACCCTTTGCGTGGTAACCCTTAGTTCATCTGCCAGCAGGGTATACCTTTTCTTAAACAGCAAAAGCCTGAACTTTAACTCTGTCATCTTCTTGACCGCTTCAATACCAAAATCAACCCATAAGGGCATGGTCATAAAGTCATAATCCCGAATATCAAAATCAATACCGGCAAACACAGGGAGGTCTATACCGGCTATATTTTCTATTTTCGCGTTAAATGCCTTAACAGAAATAATACTTTTAAAGGGCACGCTTTCGCCAAATACGGACAGCCATCCGGATATTGATGATTTAAACCGCGACATCTCGGATTCAACGCCTTCTATCGCGTGCAAGGTTTTGGATATTTCAAGCTGAAGCTGTTGTTTTTTCAGCGTTAAGGTAGGCAGATATCTTGTAAAACGCCTTAAAGCGTCTTTTTGGCTTTTTAACGCGTTCTTTGTGTATTTTATCTTGGACATCAGCAGTTGACCTGTTTTGGCCAGAATTTTTCCAAAAGCTCTGTCCTGAAACTGGTCTCTTTAGGGTCAAAGCATTGCGACAATATCTTCCAACCATTGTCAAGAGCCTGTTCAAGCGGGATATTAACCTTCAAATCCATCATTTGTGATTCAAACAACTGGCCGTATTTAATAAGCTTGGCATCCCATTCGCTCATGCGGAAACCCATGGATCTTTTCTCTTCAGCCTCTTTGTACTTGGAATAAAGCTGTATCATACCGTCCATAATGGGACGATGGTCCTGACGCGTATTCTTGTTAACCAACTGCTTAAGCCTGCTTAACGATCCAAACGGTTCTATGCGGCCACTGCGCAAATAAAACTGGCCCTCTGTGATATAACCAGTGTTATCGGGCACAGGATGAGTCACGTCATCACCGGGCATGGTTGTTACGGCTAACACGGTAATAGAACCCGCCCCTTCAAAATCAACGGCTTTTTCATATCTGCAAGCTAGCTGGCTATATAGATCTCCGGGATAACCCCTGTTGGAAGGCACCTGTTCCATTGTAATTGCCATTTCTTTAAGCGAATCGGCAAAATTCGTCATATCCGTC from Candidatus Omnitrophota bacterium includes:
- a CDS encoding methyltransferase, producing the protein MTFEPIFQLGVGNAWVLCIPFVLGGVYITCQTKEIAKRMADMTGYHKIEKLFTILASLAPYPFIIATIWVPFTKIRTFFYIGLVVYFIGLVMFFLALRIIVKTPLDKPFLDGPYRISRNPFYVSAILIFLGICFATTNLILLGYWMFLSILQHVMILAEERICKQRYGISYEKYMQKIPRYLFVF
- a CDS encoding GIY-YIG nuclease family protein, whose protein sequence is MHIVYILISKKYPDRIYIGFTKDISRRVDEHNADKSSYSRKYGPWELVTYITFSQKKKASEFERYLKSGSGFAFLKKRFI
- a CDS encoding V-type ATP synthase subunit D yields the protein MSKIKYTKNALKSQKDALRRFTRYLPTLTLKKQQLQLEISKTLHAIEGVESEMSRFKSSISGWLSVFGESVPFKSIISVKAFNAKIENIAGIDLPVFAGIDFDIRDYDFMTMPLWVDFGIEAVKKMTELKFRLLLFKKRYTLLADELRVTTQRVNLFEKIKIPESRNNIRKINIVLGDMQTAAVVTGKIAKHKIEAGHEAA
- a CDS encoding V-type ATP synthase subunit K (produces ATP from ADP in the presence of a proton gradient across the membrane; the K subunit is a nonenzymatic component which binds the dimeric form by interacting with the G and E subunits), encoding MVQGLGDMGLSLALAAVGSALGTGVAGMAAIGAWKKAYTQNKLAPFILIAFVGAPLSQTIYGFILKNQIQAAGLSPESYVFQTLLGAAAGLALGCSAWMQGKAGACASDALAETGKGFGNYIMVLGVIETVALFVMVFTMTALPKA